The following DNA comes from Flavisolibacter ginsenosidimutans.
TCGCGGTAGCGCTGGCTTAAGCAACCGGTTACGTAAACTTTATCCAACTTGCCTTTTTGCTTCAGGTTCACCTGTTCCAAAATGGTGTTTACGCTTTCTTCTTTCGCCTTGTCAATAAAGCCGCAGGTATTTACGATAACAATGTTGTGATCGCGTTTGGCATTTTCATGCACAACGTCAATTTCGGCGGCACGCAACTGGCCGCTCAGCACTTCGCTGTCAACCATATTTTTGCTGCAACCCAGGGTAATGATGTTGACCTTGTCTTTTTTAAGCGTTCTTGCCTTCATGCCTTTGCCGGTAAATTTGAGCCGCAAAAGTAGCCAATTGAGGCCGGAGTGATTGTTTAGGAAACGATAAGAGTGGCGTTAAGGGTTCGATAGCTTTTGCAGAGACACGTTCGTGGCGTGTCCCGATTATACCGTACAACCCAATTGAAAACAGCATAAAACAGCAAGATGGAATGGACAAAGCTTTTTAAAGAGTTTTTTGACAGCGAAAAAATTGGCGGCGTATTGCTGGCTCTTTGCACGGCTTTGTCCTTACTGCTTGCCAACAGCGGCTGGGGTGAGACCTACGTTCATTTTTGGCACACGAAAATTGATCTTTCTTTTGCCGGTTTAGATCTCAACTATTCTGTTGAACAGTGGATCAACGACGGCCTGATGACCGTTTTCTTTCTGCTGGTTGGCTTAGAGATTGAACGCGAACTGTACGCAGGCGAATTGTCTTCTTTCAGTAATGCCATTCTTCCCGTTGTGGCGGCTATTGGCGGAATGGTTGTTCCTGCGTGCATTCATCTTTTGTTTAATGCCGGAACGGCCACACAAAGCGGCTTTGGCATTCCCATGGCTACCGACATTGCGTTTAGTTTAGGTGTGTTGGCGTTTGCAGGCAATCGGGTACCCTATTCCTTAAAAATATTTTTAACGGCACTTGCCATCATTGACGATATCGGCGCTATCCTTGTTATTGCCTTGTTTTACAACGCCGGAGTGCACTGGACGTATTTACTCATTGCCGCCGGAATTTTGGTCTTCCTTTTTTTGTTGAGCCGGTTGCGCATCAATTATCTTGCTTTTTATCTGCTGCCGGGACTTGTGCTTTGGTATTGCATGATGAAATCGGGCATCCATCCAACCATCGCCGGCGTGTTGCTGGCTTTTGTGATTCCTTTTTCGGGCAACAACGAATCAACGCCTTCCTACAAATTGCAAAAGGCTTTACACGTACCGATAGGATATTTTATCGTTCCATTGTTTGCCCTGGCCAATACGGGCATTGTTTTAAATGAGGGCTGGCTTTCGCAAATCGTGCGTCCAAACGGCCTGGGAATTATTACGGGACTTGTGCTCGGCAAGCCTTTGGGTATCTTGCTTTTTAGCGGGGCAATGATAAAACTTACGAAGGTTGCATTGCCTTCAAACGTTGGCTGGAAGAATTTATTGGGAGCGGCGGTGCTTGCAGGTATCGGCTTTACAATGTCAATTTTCATCTCTAACCTTGCCTTTACCGATGACGAGACAACGAGCTACGCAAAGGTTGCCGTGCTGCTGGCTTCGCTTGTAGCCGCCGCGGTGGGTCTGCTTATTTTATTCAACACAAAGACGCAGAAAACGGGTAAAGGAAAACAGCGAACCTGAAAGCGGAAAGGTCCAGGGTTCGCTGTTCTGTGTCTTTCTTCGTTACAACGATTTTAGCCAATGCACAAACTCATCGCGGGTTTTGCCCAACTTGGTTTGCATACGGCCATAAAACTCATCGTCTTTCCCGTCCTCCCATTTTAAATCATCGTCGGTTAAATCGCCGTGGGCCTGCTTTACTTTACCTTTCAGTTCATTCCAGCGGCCTTTTACTTCTAAGTTATCCATAGTTGTTTTTATTAAGACCATTAAAAAAGATGTGCCACAGCCTCAACCCACCGGAGAAAGAGCGCCACTACAAAGACCCTTGGTTTTGTAGGATGCTGAAAAAACGCAAGCAAGGTTTGTGTTTGAGTTTTTCCTTTTATGTCTTCAGCAGATGAATTTCTGTTCAGCTTTTGTTGCGTCGCACACTTGTACGTTCAGAACAGTGCTGAGCAAGAAAAGCATCTTCTTAAGCGGGGCTATGCACCGGCCGCTTCTTCCTTGGGCGATGAAGGAGCCGGTAACATAACGTTTACAATGCCCGGTAAAATGCGTGCTTCAATCTTGGCTATTTTTCCGCGGTACTCACCGTCCACCTGAAACGGCACTTTTTGCTGAAAGGTGAGCACTACTTTTTTGGTGCGGAAAAGTTCAATGTTTTTCGGGTTAAAATTTCTGTGTGCGGTTACCGCTCGCATTATTTCAAGCAGTTTTATTTTTCGCACCACCACAATTTCAAATTCACCATCTGCCACATTGCCGCCGGGATTGATGACCGCACCCGTACCGTATTTCTCCGCATTGGCAAGCGCCACCATAAAGGCCTTGCGCTTTACTTTATCGGTATCGGTTTCGACGGTCACACGCATGATTCTCCGGTTCCAAAACATTTTGAAAAGCGAACGGCCGTAGCCCCACATGCCGCGTCCTTTGTAGGTTCCAAAATACTTCACCAACAAAGCATTTAAGCCGGCGTCGCTCAGGTGAAAACACAGTTCTTCTTCGTTGATGCGAATGGCGTCGAGCTTGCCTTCTTTTCCGCTTAGGATAATGTTGAGTGCTTCGTTTAAATCTGCAGGTATATCTAGTTCTCGTGCGAGGCCGTTGGCCGATCCGGCAGGAACTATGCCCAAAATCACCAGCGATTCTTTTACAATTTCCGCCACCATTTTTACCGTGCCGTCGCCACCCACCGCCACCACTTTTGTAGGCTTTGTTTCTTCGATGCGTTGCTGAATGGCTTGCTTGTCGTTGCTTCCGGTTTGCACATAAAAATCAACATTGATTGACGGCTCTTTTACGGCTTCACGAATCAGCTTTTCCCAGTTCTTTTTTTCATGGCCGCCAGAAACAGGATTAATGACGAACAATAGGGTTTGGTTGTTGTGCATGTTTATTGCTTGGATTTTGTTTATGCAAACGACCGGCCATACGGAAGAGACTGATAAACGCAGTTGGAAAGAGTTCTTGCTGAACCTTTTCCGATTGACGGCAAAGCCAACGGTAAAAGTTTATCACGGCTATGGCCACGATAACTGCCTGACGGTGTTCGGGCATGTTTTCAAGCTAAGTCCTTATCCGAGAAAAAAATACCGGCAACATTTTTTGCGAAACACACTTGCCTTGCTGCGTTTGTTTTTAATAAAACCTTTTGCGGGTGCAGACGTTCAATTGGAGTGGAAAGGGAAACAGCACAACGCAAAGACCGATGCCGATGGCTTTTTCAAATTCGAATGGAATGATGAAGAGCCTTTTGAATGCGGCTGGTTTCCGGTGAACGTAATTGCTTCAGTAAATAAGAAACAAATCGCTTCTTCAACCGGCCGCGTTTACATTCCCCACACAACGCAATACGTTTTTATTTCGGACATTGACGACACATTTTTGATTTCGCATTCCTCCAATTTGCGCAAGCGTCTTTGGGTACTGTTTACAGAGAATGCAAGAAGCCGCAGACCTTTTGAAGGCGTGGTGCGGCATTATCAATTGCTTGCGCAAAGCAACACCACGGAAGATGCACCAAATCCTTTTTTTTACGTGAGCAGCAGCGAATGGAATTTGTACGAATACATTCTGGAATTCACGGCAGTGAATGAACTGCCACGGGGCATTTTTTTGCTAAGTCAACTCAAGCAGTTCTCGCAGCTTTTAAAGACCGGACAAAACAATCATGGGACAAAATTTACCCGCATTGTACGCATCCTCCAAGCCTTCCCGCATCAGCGTGTGATTTTGCTTGGCGACAGTTCGCAACAAGACCCTTACATCTACGAGTCCATCGTGCAACATTATCCAAAGCAAGTTCATGCGGTTTACATCCGCGATGTGTTTCAGCGCAATTATGAAAAAGTTCGGGAAGTTTTAAACAGAATTGAAGCAAGCGGCGTTGCCTGCCTTCTTTTTAAACACAGTGACGAGGCCATTTTGCACTCGGTGAAAATCGGCCTCATTGCCCCGTCCGATGCCGAAAAAAAGCTTTCAGCGGCTCAAAACGAAATCCCGAAAATGGCACAAAGTTTTTAGCCTCCCTGTTACAAAAGAATTTTTATGGAAAAGCATCTTCAAGACAAAGAAGCACTCAATAAATTTAAAAAGCTCGTGGAAGACATTCGCGTTTGCATGTTTATTACCGCTACCAATAGCGACGAGCACACACGGCCCATGAGTACAATTAAAGTGGAAGACGATGGCACGCTTTGGTTTTTTACCGATGTCCGTTCGATTAAAGTGGATGAAGTAACAAGAGAACGTGACGTGCATCTTACCTACGCACATCCTGGCAAAGAAAGCTACCTTGATGTTTGGGGCAAGGCAAGCGTTGTTACTGACAGGCAACAAATAAAAGAAAAGTGGAGTCCGGTGGTAAAGGCTTGGTTCCCAAAAGGCGACGAAGACCCAAATCTTGCACTGCTAAAAATTAAGCCAGCCGATGTTTATTATTGGGACGCGGAAAGCGGTAAAATGGTTCAATTCTTTAAAATGGCGGTGGCTGCGGTAACGGGAAATCCAGCGGTGGCGGACGGTAAAGAAGGGAAGTTAGCCATGTAACAATTGCGGAGACTTGAATATGTTTTGCTGATTAAAGTCTGAAAGCTTTACAACATTCGTTGTTCATTTATTTTCCGTCTTCGCGTAAAACAGATCGGCCTCGCGGATAAATTTGCAATCCAAATGGATGCAACAATTTTAACCACAAGGCTTTTGCTTGGAGAGATTGCGGAGAATGACCACGCTTTTATTCTTGAACTTCTGAATACAAAAGGCTGGCTGCAATTTATTGGCGACAGAAAGGTGCGCACAAAAGAAGAGGCCGTTCAATACATCAAAAAAATTCTTGCCATTGGAACGATTAAGTATTGGGTTGTGCGTCTTCGTGATACAAAGGCCGCCATTGGCATTGTTTCTTTTTTGAAGCGTGATTACCTGGAACATTTTGACCTTGGCTTTGCTTTTTTGCCGCAATACGAAGGCAAAGGCTATGCATTTGAAGCAGCCGGAGAAGTATTAAAAAGGGCAAGAGAAAATCATCCGATTGTACTTGCGACAACGATTGCCGAAAACAAAAAATCCATTGCTCTTCTTTTGAAATTAGGCTTTGTTTTTAAAGAACAGGTGGTGAACGGAAAAGATAGATTACACGTTTACACGACGCAAGAAACCTCTAAACTGTAAATTGTTTCAGCCAACAAAAACGTTCAGAATCAGATGAGTTCTTTTAGCTTCTCCACTACCTTGTCCACTTCTTCTTTCGTGTTGTGCTTGCTGAACGAAAAGCGAACGGTAACGTGATCGTCGGTTTTGTGCAAAGCTTTCATTACGTGCGAGCCGGCATCGGCGCCGCTGCTGCAAGCCGAACCACCCGAAACGCAAATGTTGTTCATGTCAAGGCTCATTAAAAGGAACTCTGCTTTTGCGGTTTTAGGAAAGCAAACGCTCAGCACCGTATAAAGTGAATTGGGTCCGCAATTGAAGCTTACACCGCCAATATTTTTTTGCAATTGTTCGGTCATGTACGCTTTTAGCTCACTAATGTAAGCGCTTGTTTTTTCGTAGTCGCGCAGGGCTATTTCAAGCGCCTTGGCAAAACCCACAATGCCGTAAACATTTTCGGTGCCCGCACGCATGTTGCGTTCCTGTCCACCACCGAAGATGAAGGGTTTGATGTTCACTTCATCGCTTACGTACAAAATGCCCACGCCTTTTGGCCCGTGAAATTTGTGCGAGGCCGCCGAGATAAAATGCACCGGAAGTTCGCTAAGGCTCATCGGATAATGCCCTACGGTTTGCACGCAATCGGAATGAAAAATAGCGCCGTATTTTTTGCACAACTCCCCTACTTTTTTGATTGGCAAGAGCACACCAATTTCGTTGTTGGCGTGCATTAGACTCACCAGACATTTTTTTCCGCTTGTTGTTTGTTCGGCTAGCTGTTCGTCCAGGTTTTCCAACGATACTTGCCCGTCGTCTTTGAGTTCAACAAAGCTATACGAAACATTGGCCGCATGACCGTAATGTTCAACGGTATGCAAAACAGCGTGATGCTCAATGGGCGATGTGATGATGTGCGTACAACCGAGGTCGCGGAGAGAAGCGGCAATGGCAGTGTTGTTACTTTCCGTACCGCCGCTGGTAAAGAAAATATTGGCCGGCTTCGTGCCCAAATTTTTTGCTACCGATTTGCGGGCATTTTCAACGGCAAGCCGTGTTTCGCGTCCGTAAGAATAAATGGAAGACGGATTGCCGAAATGCTCGGTGAGATAAGGCATCATGGCCTCCAACACTTCTTTGTCAAGCGCGGTTGTTGCGGCATTGTCGAAATAGATGCGGACGTTTGTTGCGGCGGTTGCCGGCTCTGTTTTTGTTTTTGCGAAACTTGTTTCTTGCATGGCAAATGCGTTGAATAAACAATTGCTGAAAAGTGATAAAAACGTACAAGAATGTCCTTCGGCAAGCTCAGGATAAACTCAAAACAGAAGCTTAATGGATTGCTGAACGCTGGCTCAAAATCCTCAATCAACTGTAAATAAGAATCAATCTAATGCGCACGTATTGACTTATTAACCGATTAACGTATCAACTCTTCAACTCCTTTATGTCTGCCATCAACCGCTTGGCAATATTGGCCGCTGTCGTCTCGAAATTGCTCTCGGCATAAATGCGGATGATGGGCTCTGTGTTTGACGTGCGCAAGTGCACCCAATCCGTGTCGAATTCAATCTTCAAACCGTCTTCGGTGTTGATCGGATTGTTCTTGTACTTCTTTTTTATTTCGTCGAAAATGGCCGGTACGTTGACGCCGTTTTCAAGTTCGATTTTGTTTTTGGAAATAAAGTAATCGGGGTAATTGTTTCGGAAGGATTTCAATCCTTTGTTGTGCGTCGCAAAATGCGAAAGAAAAAGCGCAATGCCGATGAGGGCATCGCGGCCGTAATGAAAATCGGGCACGATGATGCCGCCGTTTCCTTCACCGCCAATAACGGCGTCCACGACTTTCATTTTGCTCACCACGTTCACTTCACCCACCGCCGATGGATAGTATTCACCGCCGCGTTTTTGGGTAATTTCTTTGAGCGCCTTTGTGCTGCTCATGTTGCTCACAGTGTTGCCGACTTTTTTGCTCAGCACGTAATCGGCCACAGCCACCAATGTGTATTCTTCGCCAAACATGCTTCCGTCTTCGCACACAAAACAAAGGCGGTCCACGTCGGGGTCAACGGCAATGCCGAAGTCGGCATTTTGTTTTACAACCTCGTTGCTTAACGTGGTTAAATGTTCGGGCAGCGGTTCAGGATTGTGTGCAAACTTTCCGTTTACCTCGCCGTTGATGACGACGACTTCAACAGCGCCAAGTGCATACAACAACTGCGGAACAATCAAAGCGCCGGTGGAATTGATACAGTCAACGACAACCTTGAATCCTTTTTGTGCAATCGCTTCCCTGTTCACCAACGGATAAGCAAGAACAAGATCAAGGTGCTTTTGCAGATAAGAATGATCTTCTCTGTGTTTTCCCAGTTTATCAACCGGTGCAAAACCGAAGTCTTCAGCCTGTGCACGGCGCAAAACTTCGGCGCCAACTGAAGCATCAATGAATTCACCGTCTTTGTTGAGAAGTTTTAAAGCGTTCCACTCCCGCGGGTTGTGGCTGGCGGTAAGAATGATGCCGCCATCAGCGCCTTCTTCTTTCGTGGCAATTTCAACCGTTGGCGTTGTCGATAAACCAAGATCAATCACGTCAATGCCGAGGCTAATCAGGGTAGAAACAACAAGGTTGTTAACCATTTGACCTGAGATGCGGCCGTCGCGGCCAATAACAATTTTTGCTGGAACTGTTTTCTCGGTACGGTTTTCAGAAACAATGCTGCCGAATGCAGCAGAGAATTTTACAACGTCTATTGCGGTTAAGGATTCGCCGGGTTTACCGCCGATGGTTCCTCTGATGCCTGAAATACTCTTGATCAATGCCACGGAACTAAATTTAGGGCGACAAAAATACGGCTTTCGACGGTACACCCCGAAGGGTTTGCTTAATCGCGATGCTATTACTTTTGTAAAAAAAGGAAATGGTTGCAAAGGATTGGTACAAGAGCTGGTTCAACTCGATCTATTATCACAAACTTTATTTCCAGCGCGATGAAGCCGAAGCACAACGCTTTATTCAAAAGCTGCTTGCTCATTTGCAACCGCCTGCCGATAGCCGAATGTTGGACGTGGCTTGCGGCCGTGGGCGGCATGCACGTTTCCTGGCTTCAAAAGGTTTTGATGTAACGGGCATTGATCTTTCGCACGACTCGATTGCGTACGCCAAACAATTTGAAACGGACAACTTGCATTTTTTTCAACACGACATGCGGCTGCCTTCGTGGATCAATTACTTTGATTACGCCTTTAACTTTTTTACCTCCTTTGGTTATTTCGCTACGCACCGCGAACACGATGATGCGGTACGAACAATTGCGCAGAGTTTAAAGCCGGCCGGCCTTGCGCTTTTTGATTACCTGAACGTGCATTACGTGGAAGAACGTCTTGTACACGACGAAGAAAAAAAAGTGGACGGAACAACGTATCGAATTCACCGCTGGGACGACCAGGATTTTTTTTACAAATGCATTCAGGTTGAAGACGATGAACTCGAGAAGCCGCTCGAGTTTACTGAGAAAGTGACCAAGCTTAGTTTGGGTGATTTTACCGAGATGCTGGCTTATCAAAAAATGCAGGTAACAGAAGTATTTGGCGATTATGAATTGAACGGGTATGATGTAAAAAAGACGCCGCGATTAATTGTGATGGCGAAGAAAAGCTCTCTTTAGGGAGAAAGGGAGGTTTTCTTGTTGTTCATTAGCATCCATCTTGCCGTTTCCAAATAACCTGATGTAACCGCACTCAATCTTTTTTGAACCGAATCCAATTGCGGTTTTGTGTACGTTGCCTTTGCGTTCAGCAGTTGCAGCTTTTCTTTTTCGAACAAAATATTCTTGGTGAAATAAAAATCATCGGTAATCAATCCGGTTTCACCTTCATCATGGCGAATAAAAAAAGCACTGTGGTTGTTTTGTCCGTTCACCACATCGCGGCCAAGTGTGCTGTTCATGTGTTTTTGCCCACAAACGCCGGCGATGCTTGGCAGTACGTCAATTTGCGATACGACTTCGTTTCGTTTTTGCGCCGGCAGGTGTCCAGGTGCATAAAAAAGCAAGGGCACGTGCATTTCGGTCAAGC
Coding sequences within:
- the nhaA gene encoding Na+/H+ antiporter NhaA translates to MEWTKLFKEFFDSEKIGGVLLALCTALSLLLANSGWGETYVHFWHTKIDLSFAGLDLNYSVEQWINDGLMTVFFLLVGLEIERELYAGELSSFSNAILPVVAAIGGMVVPACIHLLFNAGTATQSGFGIPMATDIAFSLGVLAFAGNRVPYSLKIFLTALAIIDDIGAILVIALFYNAGVHWTYLLIAAGILVFLFLLSRLRINYLAFYLLPGLVLWYCMMKSGIHPTIAGVLLAFVIPFSGNNESTPSYKLQKALHVPIGYFIVPLFALANTGIVLNEGWLSQIVRPNGLGIITGLVLGKPLGILLFSGAMIKLTKVALPSNVGWKNLLGAAVLAGIGFTMSIFISNLAFTDDETTSYAKVAVLLASLVAAAVGLLILFNTKTQKTGKGKQRT
- a CDS encoding CsbD family protein, which encodes MDNLEVKGRWNELKGKVKQAHGDLTDDDLKWEDGKDDEFYGRMQTKLGKTRDEFVHWLKSL
- a CDS encoding diacylglycerol/lipid kinase family protein, translating into MHNNQTLLFVINPVSGGHEKKNWEKLIREAVKEPSINVDFYVQTGSNDKQAIQQRIEETKPTKVVAVGGDGTVKMVAEIVKESLVILGIVPAGSANGLARELDIPADLNEALNIILSGKEGKLDAIRINEEELCFHLSDAGLNALLVKYFGTYKGRGMWGYGRSLFKMFWNRRIMRVTVETDTDKVKRKAFMVALANAEKYGTGAVINPGGNVADGEFEIVVVRKIKLLEIMRAVTAHRNFNPKNIELFRTKKVVLTFQQKVPFQVDGEYRGKIAKIEARILPGIVNVMLPAPSSPKEEAAGA
- a CDS encoding App1 family protein, coding for MQTTGHTEETDKRSWKEFLLNLFRLTAKPTVKVYHGYGHDNCLTVFGHVFKLSPYPRKKYRQHFLRNTLALLRLFLIKPFAGADVQLEWKGKQHNAKTDADGFFKFEWNDEEPFECGWFPVNVIASVNKKQIASSTGRVYIPHTTQYVFISDIDDTFLISHSSNLRKRLWVLFTENARSRRPFEGVVRHYQLLAQSNTTEDAPNPFFYVSSSEWNLYEYILEFTAVNELPRGIFLLSQLKQFSQLLKTGQNNHGTKFTRIVRILQAFPHQRVILLGDSSQQDPYIYESIVQHYPKQVHAVYIRDVFQRNYEKVREVLNRIEASGVACLLFKHSDEAILHSVKIGLIAPSDAEKKLSAAQNEIPKMAQSF
- a CDS encoding pyridoxamine 5'-phosphate oxidase family protein, producing MEKHLQDKEALNKFKKLVEDIRVCMFITATNSDEHTRPMSTIKVEDDGTLWFFTDVRSIKVDEVTRERDVHLTYAHPGKESYLDVWGKASVVTDRQQIKEKWSPVVKAWFPKGDEDPNLALLKIKPADVYYWDAESGKMVQFFKMAVAAVTGNPAVADGKEGKLAM
- a CDS encoding GNAT family N-acetyltransferase, with product MDATILTTRLLLGEIAENDHAFILELLNTKGWLQFIGDRKVRTKEEAVQYIKKILAIGTIKYWVVRLRDTKAAIGIVSFLKRDYLEHFDLGFAFLPQYEGKGYAFEAAGEVLKRARENHPIVLATTIAENKKSIALLLKLGFVFKEQVVNGKDRLHVYTTQETSKL
- a CDS encoding cysteine desulfurase family protein, with the translated sequence MQETSFAKTKTEPATAATNVRIYFDNAATTALDKEVLEAMMPYLTEHFGNPSSIYSYGRETRLAVENARKSVAKNLGTKPANIFFTSGGTESNNTAIAASLRDLGCTHIITSPIEHHAVLHTVEHYGHAANVSYSFVELKDDGQVSLENLDEQLAEQTTSGKKCLVSLMHANNEIGVLLPIKKVGELCKKYGAIFHSDCVQTVGHYPMSLSELPVHFISAASHKFHGPKGVGILYVSDEVNIKPFIFGGGQERNMRAGTENVYGIVGFAKALEIALRDYEKTSAYISELKAYMTEQLQKNIGGVSFNCGPNSLYTVLSVCFPKTAKAEFLLMSLDMNNICVSGGSACSSGADAGSHVMKALHKTDDHVTVRFSFSKHNTKEEVDKVVEKLKELI
- the glmM gene encoding phosphoglucosamine mutase, with amino-acid sequence MALIKSISGIRGTIGGKPGESLTAIDVVKFSAAFGSIVSENRTEKTVPAKIVIGRDGRISGQMVNNLVVSTLISLGIDVIDLGLSTTPTVEIATKEEGADGGIILTASHNPREWNALKLLNKDGEFIDASVGAEVLRRAQAEDFGFAPVDKLGKHREDHSYLQKHLDLVLAYPLVNREAIAQKGFKVVVDCINSTGALIVPQLLYALGAVEVVVINGEVNGKFAHNPEPLPEHLTTLSNEVVKQNADFGIAVDPDVDRLCFVCEDGSMFGEEYTLVAVADYVLSKKVGNTVSNMSSTKALKEITQKRGGEYYPSAVGEVNVVSKMKVVDAVIGGEGNGGIIVPDFHYGRDALIGIALFLSHFATHNKGLKSFRNNYPDYFISKNKIELENGVNVPAIFDEIKKKYKNNPINTEDGLKIEFDTDWVHLRTSNTEPIIRIYAESNFETTAANIAKRLMADIKELKS
- a CDS encoding SAM-dependent methyltransferase, which encodes MVAKDWYKSWFNSIYYHKLYFQRDEAEAQRFIQKLLAHLQPPADSRMLDVACGRGRHARFLASKGFDVTGIDLSHDSIAYAKQFETDNLHFFQHDMRLPSWINYFDYAFNFFTSFGYFATHREHDDAVRTIAQSLKPAGLALFDYLNVHYVEERLVHDEEKKVDGTTYRIHRWDDQDFFYKCIQVEDDELEKPLEFTEKVTKLSLGDFTEMLAYQKMQVTEVFGDYELNGYDVKKTPRLIVMAKKSSL